Proteins encoded in a region of the Dendropsophus ebraccatus isolate aDenEbr1 chromosome 11, aDenEbr1.pat, whole genome shotgun sequence genome:
- the LOC138768060 gene encoding proteoglycan 4-like, protein MELSTSTHPALTTSTHPALIIPTHPALIIPTHPALTIPTHPALNIPTHPALTIPTHPGLTTPTHPALTIPTHPALTTPTHPALTTPTHPALTAPPHPALTILKHPSLTILTHPALTIPTHPALTNPTHPALTFPTHPTLTIPTHPALTMPTHLALIHHQDFQK, encoded by the coding sequence ATGGAACTCTCTAcctcgacacatccggctctcactacctcgacacatccggctctcattatcccgacacatccggctctcattatcccgacacatccggctctcactattccgacacatccggctctcaatattccgacacatccggctctcactatcCCGACACATCCAggtctcactaccccgacacatccggctctcactatcccgacacatccggctctcactaccccgacacatccggctctcactaccccgacacatccggctctcactgccccgccacatccggctctcactatcCTAAAACATCCGTCTCTCACTATCCTGACACATCCGGCACTCACTATCCCGACACATCCAGCTCTCACTaacccgacacatccggctctcactttTCCAACACATCCGACTCTCACtatcccgacacatccggctctcactatgCCGACACATCTGGCTCTGATCCACCATCAAGactttcaaaagtaa